DNA sequence from the Halorussus limi genome:
CCAGTCGCGACAACTCGCCAAGGAGGCCGGGATTCCCCTCACGACGCTCGACGAGGCCGGAACGGTGGACCTCGCCATCGACGGGGCCGACCAGTTCTCCGGCCCGCACCTCGTGAAGGGCGGCGGCGCGGCACACGCCCGCGAGAAAATCGTGGACGCGGCGGCCGACCGCCTGCTGGTGGTCGCCGATCCGAGCAAGGCCGCCGAGCGACTCGACCACTCGGTCCCCGTCGAGGTCCTGCCCGACGCCAGAACGACGGTGGCCGCGGAGGTCCGGGGACTCGGCGGGTCGCCGACGCTCCGGAGCGCCGAGCGCAAGGACGGCCCGGTCGTGACCGACAACGGCAACCTCGTGCTGGACTGCGAGTTCGGGACGATTGCCAACCCGGCGGAACTCGCGGCGGACCTCGCGGGACTCCCCGGCGCCGTCGAACACGGCCTGTTCGTCGGGATGGCCGACGAGATTCACGTCGGCCGCGAGGACGGTGCGGACGTGAAGACCTTCTGAGTCGCGGTTTTGAGTCCTCTGGCGGTTCGTCTCGCGTCTCGGCCTTTCGCCTCTCGACCTTTCACCTCTCGGCGCCTCGCTCGCGCTCGCCGTTCGACGGAGAAGCTACGAGCTACGGAACAGTGGGTGCAATAAAAGAAACGTGACGGTTCCCGATTTACAGGTCGCGCGGCTGGACGGTCTTTCGGTCGTTGGCTTCGGCGCGGCGGCCGGCCTCGTCGAGGAGTTCGTCGACGCGCTCGTCGAGGGCGTCGTAGAAATCCGACGCGACGTTCTTGTCGTCCAGTGCGTCCTTGACAGCTGCTTTGACGATGAGGTCTGCCATACGGGCTTTTCTTTCCTGCCACCCCTAATAAAGCTTCTCAAATCTCCGGGCTAACGGGCCTGTGTCGTTCAATTCCCGGTCATCTATCAAGAAGGCCAAAAATACTAAATACTAGCGAGTTGTGTGCCGCCGGCTCGCCGGGGTCGGAGGATAGGAGTACGTAGAGTGCCCAGAGTCGGACATGCGCGAATTACTGGAAGCCGTTGCGGCGGGCGAGGTGAGTCCGGCCGACGCCGAGGCGCGACTCGCGGGGTACGCGACAGACGAAGCGGGGCGGTTCGACGCCGCGCGAGAGACCCGGAGAGGCATCCCGGAGGCGATTCTGGGCGACGGGAAGACGCCCGAGGAGACCGCGTCGCTCGCCGCGACCGCGGTCGAGACCACCGGGCGGGCCATCGTGACGCGGACCGACGACGACCAACAGCGGGCGGTCCGGCGGCGACTCGCCGACGACCACCCCGCAGCCGAGGTGACAGTTCACGAGCGGTCGGCGGTCGTGGTCGCCCACGCCGCGGACTTCGAACCGCCCGACCTGAGCGCGACCGTCGGCGTCGTCACCGCGGGCACGAGCGACGCCGTTCCCGCGGGCGAGGCCGCGGTCCTCGCAGCGGAGACGGGCGCGACCGTCGAGCGAATCGACGACGTGGGCGTCGCGGCGCTGACCCGCATCGTCGACCAACTCGACCGACTCCGAGACGCGGACGTGCTAATCGTCGCCGCGGGCCGGGAGGGCGCGCTTCCGACCGTGGTCGCGGGACTGGTCGACACTCCGGTAATCGGCCTACCCGTCTCGACGGGGTACGGCCACGGCGGCGAGGGCGAGGCCGCGCTCTCGGGGATGCTCCAGTCCTGTTCGGTGCTGTCGGTCGTCAACGTCGACGCGGGATTCGTCGCGGGCGCGCAGGCCGGCCTGATAGCCAGAGCGGTTGACGGCGGCGGGTCGTCCAGTGACAGCGCCGAGAGCGACGAATCGACCGATGGCGGCGGGAGTGGGAGAGCGACCGACTCAGACAGTAACGGCGACACCGTCTCCGAGTAGCTCCCGACCGATACGCCGCCTTACCGCGATACAACGGACTGTTACAATCGGCGTTCTCGGATTACGTCCGAGAGAATGAAACGGAACTTTCGGAAATGTTCTTTGCGTTTCCGAAAAAGCGATTTGCAGTTGAGAAGGATTTTTGGTGGTGCGGCGCGAAGGTCGAAGTGCTGGCAGCGTCCCTGCCAGATGAAACCCAATGCCAAAGTGTGACCACTGTGGCGCGCACGTCTCCGAACAGTTCGTCCGAGTGTTCGCCGACGAGAACGGTGACGTGCGAGCGTGCGTCTCCTGCTCGGCGAACGCCGGAATCGCAGAAGTCGCGCGTCAACGCGCCAGAGAGGCCGGAGCATAGCCCGCCTCGCGAGCGGGAACAGAAACGATAAGAACCACCACGCGAAGCCTGTAAGGCGTGTCGGTCCACTGGGCTTACGTTATCGAGTGCGCTGACGGCAGCTTTTACACGGGCTATACCACCGACGTAGAGCGGCGTGTCCGCGAACACGACCGCGGCGAGGGCGCGAAGTACACCCGCGGACGCACTCCGGTCGAACTCGTCCACGCCGAGGAGTTCGAGACCCGGTCGGCGGCGATGTCCCGCGAGTACGAAATCAAACAGCTCTCGCGCCGGCAGAAAGAGCGGTTGGTCGAAGGCGACGGCGACTGCGAGGGGTGACGGGTCCGCTCACGCCAGCGGGTCGCCCTCGGGCGCAGACACTGGGAGGCCGACCAGTTCCGCGCTCCGCTCCCAGAGGCGTCGCCGGAGCGCCGGGTCGTCGGCCGCGCTCGCAGCAGACGACTGCTTCTTCCGGTCGAAGTACGCGCCCGACACGTCGGCCACGTCGTCGCTCGTCGCGAGGTAGACCAGCGCGTCGGCGGCCCCCTCGACTCGCTCGAAGGGACCGACCGGCGCGACGCTGGCCGCGAGAGCGGCCGCGCTCGTGAAGACGCGCGAGAACCCCGTGGCGTTCCGGACGAGGTTCGTGTTCGGAATCCAACCGGGATGGACGCAGTTCGCGGTGACGCCCGCGCCGTCCAGTCGAGCGGCCAACTCGCGAGTGAACAGGACGTTCGCCAGTTTCGAGTCGGCGTAGGCGTCGAGTCCGTCGAAGTCCTCGCCGCGAACGACCGCGTCGAGGTCGGCCAGTGACCCTCTCTCGTGGAGACCGCTGGTCGTCGTGACGACTCGTGCGGGCGCACTCTCGCGCAGGCGCGACGCGAGGAGGTTCGTGAGCAGGAAGGGCGCGAGATGGTTGACCGCGAAGGTGAGTTCGACGCCGCCCTCGGTCGTCCGGCGCTCGCTCCGGGAGGTCCCGGCGTTGTTCACCAGTACGTCGAGGCGGTCACGGTCGGCGCGGACCTCGCGGGCCAGTCGCCGGACCGCGTCGAAGTCCGCGAAATCGACGGGGTAGAACGCGCCCTCGCTCTCGGGGTGGGCGCGCCGGACCTCGGACAGGGCCGCTCGCCCCGCGTCGCGGTCCCGACCTGTGAACA
Encoded proteins:
- the rpiA gene encoding ribose-5-phosphate isomerase RpiA; this encodes MKSTGGSDAEKRAAGESAAEAVEDGTVVGLGTGSTAAHAIRAVGRRVDSGLDVRGIPTSFQSRQLAKEAGIPLTTLDEAGTVDLAIDGADQFSGPHLVKGGGAAHAREKIVDAAADRLLVVADPSKAAERLDHSVPVEVLPDARTTVAAEVRGLGGSPTLRSAERKDGPVVTDNGNLVLDCEFGTIANPAELAADLAGLPGAVEHGLFVGMADEIHVGREDGADVKTF
- a CDS encoding DUF1931 family protein; amino-acid sequence: MADLIVKAAVKDALDDKNVASDFYDALDERVDELLDEAGRRAEANDRKTVQPRDL
- the larB gene encoding nickel pincer cofactor biosynthesis protein LarB, with the translated sequence MRELLEAVAAGEVSPADAEARLAGYATDEAGRFDAARETRRGIPEAILGDGKTPEETASLAATAVETTGRAIVTRTDDDQQRAVRRRLADDHPAAEVTVHERSAVVVAHAADFEPPDLSATVGVVTAGTSDAVPAGEAAVLAAETGATVERIDDVGVAALTRIVDQLDRLRDADVLIVAAGREGALPTVVAGLVDTPVIGLPVSTGYGHGGEGEAALSGMLQSCSVLSVVNVDAGFVAGAQAGLIARAVDGGGSSSDSAESDESTDGGGSGRATDSDSNGDTVSE
- a CDS encoding DUF7563 family protein — protein: MPKCDHCGAHVSEQFVRVFADENGDVRACVSCSANAGIAEVARQRAREAGA
- a CDS encoding GIY-YIG nuclease family protein — encoded protein: MSVHWAYVIECADGSFYTGYTTDVERRVREHDRGEGAKYTRGRTPVELVHAEEFETRSAAMSREYEIKQLSRRQKERLVEGDGDCEG
- a CDS encoding SDR family oxidoreductase, with translation MSRVVLLTGATSGIGREAARRLAERGATVLFTGRDRDAGRAALSEVRRAHPESEGAFYPVDFADFDAVRRLAREVRADRDRLDVLVNNAGTSRSERRTTEGGVELTFAVNHLAPFLLTNLLASRLRESAPARVVTTTSGLHERGSLADLDAVVRGEDFDGLDAYADSKLANVLFTRELAARLDGAGVTANCVHPGWIPNTNLVRNATGFSRVFTSAAALAASVAPVGPFERVEGAADALVYLATSDDVADVSGAYFDRKKQSSAASAADDPALRRRLWERSAELVGLPVSAPEGDPLA